The following coding sequences lie in one Apium graveolens cultivar Ventura chromosome 3, ASM990537v1, whole genome shotgun sequence genomic window:
- the LOC141711815 gene encoding protein FAR1-RELATED SEQUENCE 2-like isoform X1, translating to MEIDLEHPLRTDGKLDNVSGRSTFVLTEKEDLNYSGNSARDEVQNIVMRDQVLQGGGNWGNINEPRCGLEFESKEAAYSFYREYARLVGFGITIKASRRSKKSGKFIDVKISCSRFGNERTTSATSNLRSCPKTDCKASMHIKKRNDGVWFIYSFVKDHNHEIFPDDFCLAIRGRKKQSVAISGQKKGLQLSLDEEDVHVLFEHFMTSQAENPNFLYALDLDQEKRLRNVFWVDAKGRNDYKYFSDVVFFDMNYVRQKYKIPFVPIFGVNHHFQFILFGCALIGDETTSSFLWLMRTWLRAMNGQAPIVVITDDDKALKNTISAVFPKTRHCFCLWHVLRKIPEILGHTVTRFENFSTKFKKCALQCWTDEEFENRWWKLVGKFELRENEWIQSLYEDREKWVPTYMRDVSLAGLSTAERCDSISSFFDKHINTKSTFKEFIDQYKVFLNERSVEEAKADFETLKKQPIVRTLSPFEKQMSTVYTHAIFKIFQVEVLETDSCSIQKQNQGETIITFLVDDFEGTRNFYVSWNEAESSIYCSCRSFEYRGFLCRHALLVLQLSGISNIPSHYVLKRWTKDAKINQILDRNNKRPRFRVERFNDLCKLAAKLGEEGAVSQESYNIALCAVEEALKHCVDVNNSVGIPSESYMLNQELIRVNKECNIGKGSKRKKTPEKQKVCTETELMAIRRQVANQQREVLDERAGSDTSYVPQQGMQGMALRSGNPYLDCYVNVPQTAEGEQEPMNLMPSMQDGCYTTQQGMHGLLITIPSRVGQFSPHQTLHALGQVSFNAPTVHGHFGFQDSLHDIEETVDNASKHLQDNHIPR from the exons ATGGAGATTGATCTTGAACATCCTTTGCGAACGGACGGAAAATTAGACAATGTATCAGGTAGAAGCACTTTTGTGCTTACCGAGAAAGAGGATTTAAATTATTCTGGAAACTCTGCAAGAGATGAGGTTCAAAACATAGTGATGAGAGACCAGGTATTACAAGGTGGTGGTAATTGGGGTAACATAAATGAGCCTCGGTGTGGGTTGGAGTTTGAATCAAAGGAGGCAGCATATTCTTTTTACAGGGAATATGCCAGGTTGGTGGGATTTGGCATTACAATAAAAGCCAGCCGTCGATCCAAAAAATCAGGAAAGTTCATTGATGTAAAAATTTCATGTTCTAGATTCGGAAATGAGCGCACGACAAGTGCAACATCTAATTTACGATCATGTCCTAAGACGGATTGCAAGGCAAGCATGCATATAAAAAAACGGAATGATGGAGTATGGTTTATATACAGTTTTGTAAAGGATCATAATCATGAGATTTTCCCTGATGACTTTTGCCTTGCCATCAGAGGCAGGAAGAAGCAGTCTGTTGCGATTTCCGGTCAAAAGAAAGGGCTGCAGTTATCATTAGATGAGGAAGATGTACACGTTCTGTTTGAACATTTTATGACTTCGCAAGCTGAGAATCCTAATTTCTTATATGCCTTAGATTTGGATCAGGAAAAGCGTCTGAGAAATGTGTTTTGGGTTGATGCGAAAGGTAGAAATGACTACAAATACTTTTCTGACGTAGTCTTTTTTGATATGAATTATGTAAGGCAAAAATATAAGATCCCATTTGTTCCAATTTTTGGTGTGAATCATCACTTCCAGTTTATATTGTTTGGATGTGCTTTGATTGGGGATGAAACTACATCTTCATTTCTTTGGTTGATGCGCACTTGGCTAAGAGCAATGAATGGTCAAGCTCCCATAGTGGTTATTACTGATGACGACAAGGCATTGAAGAACACAATTTCAGCAGTTTTTCCTAAAACACGCCATTGTTTCTGTTTGTGGCATGTACTAAGAAAGATTCCTGAAATCCTTGGTCATACAGTAACTAGATTTGAAAATTTCAGTACAAAATTCAAAAAATGTGCACTTCAGTGTTGGACAGATGAAGAGTTTGAAAACAGATGGTGGAAACTGGTTGGTAAATTTGAGCTTCGTGAGAATGAATGGATTCAATCGTTGTATGAAGATCGCGAAAAATGGGTCCCAACTTATATGAGGGATGTTTCTTTGGCTGGACTCTCTACGGCTGAACGATGTGACAGTATATCCTCTTTCTTTGACAAACACATAAATACAAAAAGTACTTTTAAGGAGTTTATTGATCAGTACAAAGTATTTTTGAATGAGAGGTCTGTGGAGGAGGCCAAAGCTGATTTTGAAACACTAAAGAAACAGCCCATAGTAAGAACCCTATCACCTTTTGAGAAACAAATGTCGACTGTATACACACATGCAATTTTCAAGATATTTCAAGTTGAAGTATTGGAAACAGATTCTTGTAGTATACAAAAGCAAAACCAAGGAGAGACCATAATAACTTTTCTAGTTGATGATTTTGAAGGGACACGGAATTTCTATGTAAGCTGGAATGAAGCAGAATCAAGCATTTATTGTTCATGCCGTTCATTTGAATACAGAGGTTTTCTCTGTAGACACGCATTGTTAGTTCTTCAGCTCTCTGGTATATCCAACATCCCATCCCACTATGTACTGAAGAGGTGGACAAAGGATGCAAAGATCAATCAGATATTGGATAGAAATAATAAAAGGCCTCGTTTTAGGGTTGAACGTTTCAATGATCTGTGTAAACTTGCTGCAAAACTGGGTGAAGAAGGAGCCGTGTCTCAGGAAAGCTACAATATTGCATTATGTGCAGTTGAAGAAGCCTTGAAACATTGTGTGGATGTGAATAATTCTGTTGGGATTCCTTCAGAATCTTACATGCTTAACCAGGAGCTTATACGCGTCAATAAAGAGTGCAATATTGGTAAGgggtcaaaaagaaaaaaaacaccAGAAAAGCAAAAG GTATGCACTGAAACGGAATTAATGGCAATCAGGAGGCAAGTCGCTAACCAGCAAAGG GAGGTGCTGGATGAGAGAGCAGGTAGTGATACGTCTTATGTTCCTCAACAGGGAATGCAAGGGATG GCTTTGAGATCAGGAAACCCATATTTAGATTGCTATGTTAATGTCCCACAGACGGCCGAAGGAGAG CAGGAACCAATGAACTTAATGCCGTCGATGCAGGATGGGTGTTACACCACCCAACAGGGCATGCATGGGCTG TTAATTACAATTCCATCTCGTGTTGGTCAGTTTAGTCCTCATCAGACCCTGCATGCACTG GGACAAGTTAGTTTCAATGCTCCAACTGTGCACGGGCATTTCGGATTTCAGGATAGCCTGCATGATATA GAAGAAACTGTGGATAATGCTTCAAAACACTTGCAAGACAACCACATTCCTAGGTAG
- the LOC141713929 gene encoding putative protein S-acyltransferase 19 → MVRKHGWQLPAHTFQVIAITVFCVLVVAFYTFFAPFLGSRIWEYALVATYSPAAFLVFVLYVRSAAINPADPGIMFKFDSVMTNQRDIRQGVSAKNMLRKNHEQSTGVHSLSSEASRSPIPTHESSRKGSIEVTGITDIQTEVLKRRTECTAGGILCALYVYEDCRINVTAEHEGTGEDALFCTLCNSEVRKFSKHCRSCDKCVDRFDHHCRWLNNCIGRKNYVTFISLMAISVLWLALETGVGIAVLVRCFVRKQNMEADIVDRLGKGFSRAPFATVVVVCTVVSLVACLPLGELLCFHMILIRKGITTYEYVVATRERSEAPPRTHVNEQFANILHSPTGSATPAYNGGSSLGRHYKGAWCTPPRLLVDYQEEVAPQIDPGIIASTVNQEAVRCTEKGNKMLKKSVRISAWKLAKLDPNKAVKVAAKARASSSVLRPVNNNGLADAEQSSSDVSLRSSFSVDIGPNKDTNDVVLSSSRNSFPPSQGCRDEYETGIQISRSFSSPGHVHEYALSPIPKAHDLSSNYNDQPSSLKTTFASNNSPLVHNSVGVDEQFTQNDSTDPPLTSPSLASGQTQSTSLNRDIKKMSLVWDKEAGRYVSVIVPATDTQTGSSLQIGSENSNVGSGNHDRHSAFPLQEPPPPRGKPDIEKSEKPNIEKSEKPTYSRESIFFEGPFFNHPIRNSIKNKMGSGSHDSQVRPLWKSPSESKSQASSEDPHVFIPRGS, encoded by the exons ATGGTGAGGAAACATGGGTGGCAGCTACCTGCTCACACATTTCAG GTTATTGCGATAACAGTATTTTGCGTGCTAGTTGTTGCATTCTACACATTCTTTGCTCCATTTCTTGGAAGTCGCATTTGGGAGTATGCTTTGGTTGCCACATATTCTCCTGCG GCATTTCTTGTTTTTGTTCTCTATGTAAGGAGTGCTGCAATTAATCCTGCAGATCCTGGTATTATGTTTAAATTTGATTCTGTAATGACGAATCAGCGTGATATTAGGCAGGGTGTCTCAGCCAAGAACATGCTAAGGAAAAACCATGAACAAAGCACAGGGGTACATTCCCTTTCATCAGAAGCTTCGAGAAGCCCGATACCAACACATGAATCCTCAAGAAAAGGATCAATAGAAGTAACTGGAATTACTGATATTCAGACGGAAGTCTTGAAGAGGAGAACTGAGTGCACTGCTGGAGGGATCTTATGTGCATTGTATGTCTATGAAGATTGTCGCATAAATGTGACAGCTGAGCATGAAGGCACAGGTGAAGATGCTTTGTTCTGCACATTATGCAATTCGGAG GTGCGCAAATTCAGCAAACACTGCAGAAGTTGTGACAAGTGTGTGGATAGATTTGATCACCATTGTCGG TGGCTCAACAACTGTATTGGGCGGAAAAATTACGTTACTTTTATATCTCTAATGGCGATTAGTGTTCTTTGG CTAGCTTTGGAGACTGGGGTTGGCATTGCTGTTTTAGTTCGTTGCTTTGTCAGAAAGCAGAACATGGAGGCTGACATAGTTGACAGACTAGGAAAAGGTTTCTCCCGTGCCCCATTTGCAACCGTTGTG GTTGTATGTACAGTAGTTTCTTTGGTAGCATGCCTACCCTTGGGTGAACTTTTGTGTTTTCACATGATACTAATTAGGAAG GGCATTACAACCTATGAGTATGTGGTGGCTACAAGGGAAAGGAGTGAGGCTCCTCCTAGAACACATGTTAACGAGCAATTTGCAAACATTTTGCATTCCCCAACTGGATCTGCTACTCCCGCCTACAATGGTGGAAGTTCTCTAGGTCGTCACTACAAGGGGGCATGGTGCACTCCTCCTAGATTATTAGTGGATTATCAG GAAGAAGTTGCACCTCAAATTGATCCTGGAATAATAGCATCAACAGTCAATCAGGAAGCAGTGAGATGTACAGAAAAGGGAAACAAGATGCTCAAAAAGTCTGTTCGAATTAGTGCTTGGAAGCTCGCGAAACTGGATCCAAATAAGGCTGTAAAAGTAGCAGCAAAAGCGAGGGCATCCTCTTCTGTACTACGTCCTGTAAATAACAATGGTTTGGCAGATGCTGAACAGAGCTCCAGTGATGTGAGTTTGAGAAGTAGTTTCAGTGTTGACATTGGACCAAATAAAGACACTAATGATGTTGTTTTATCTTCTTCACGGAACTCTTTCCCTCCGAGCCAAGGTTGCAGGGATGAGTATGAAACAGGCATTCAGATTTCGAGGAGCTTCAGTAGTCCGGGTCATGTTCACGAGTATGCTTTAAGCCCTATCCCAAAAGCACATGACTTGAGCTCCAACTATAATGACCAGCCTTCATCTTTGAAAACCACTTTTGCAAGCAACAATAGTCCATTAGTCCATAATTCTGTAGGAGTTGATGAACAATTTACACAAAACGATAGTACTGATCCGCCTCTGACATCTCCTTCTCTAGCTTCTGGTCAAACTCAGTCAACTTCTCTGAACAGAGACATCAAAAAGATGTCTCTTGTGTGGGACAAAGAAGCAGGAAGATATGTATCGGTGATTGTACCAGCTACAGACACTCAGACCGGATCATCTTTGCAGATAGGATCAGAAAACTCTAACGTAGGATCTGGAAATCATGATAGACATTCTGCGTTCCCACTTCAAGAACCTCCGCCTCCTAGGGGTAAGCCTGATATCGAGAAATCAGAAAAGCCtaatattgagaaatcagaaaaGCCTACATACTCCAGAGAATCGATTTTCTTTGAGGGTCCTTTTTTCAATCATCCCATCAGAAATAGTATAAAAAATAAAATGGGTTCAGGTTCACACGACAGCCAAGTCAGGCCACTTTGGAAGTCTCCTTCAGAATCCAAAAGCCAGGCATCCTCAGAAGACCCTCATGTCTTCATACCAAGAGGTTCATAG
- the LOC141711814 gene encoding protein FAR-RED ELONGATED HYPOCOTYL 3, whose amino-acid sequence MDIDLRLPSGEYEKEQEEEEEEEEEEEPNGLVNILDKEDKLHSAGLSGTLVLMEDDVNINSQAVDVFDGNEDTNLEPLAGMEFGSHGEAYSFYQEYARSMGFNTAIQNSRRSKTSREFIDAKFACSRYGTKREYDKSYNKPRSRQGNKQDPENSSSRRLCSKTDCKASMHVKRRSDGKWIIHRFVKEHNHELLPAQAISEQTRKMYAAMARQFAEYKNVVGLRNDSKSPFDKGLSLALEAGDANLLLDFCVQMQSMNSNFFYAVEVNKDQRLKNLLWIDAKSRHDYTNFSDVVSFDTTYFRNSYKMPLALFVGVNQHYQFMLLGCVLLSDESPTTMSWVMRTWLKAMGGQAPKYIITDQDKSLKSVVSEVFPSVRHCYFMWHILGKISETLSHVIKQNDKFMAKLLKCIYRSWTDEEFEKRWQKFVNVFELKENDWINSLYDDRRQWVPTYMNGALLAGMSTAQRSESVNSFFDKYVHKKTTLQDFLRQYETILQDRYEEESKADSDTWNKQPALRSPSPFEKHASAIYTHALFKKFQSEVLGAVACMPRNEREEGATTTYRIHDLEKQQEFIVTCNKLRSEVLCMCHMFEYKGFLCRHTLLVLQICGLSTIPSQYVLKRWTRDAKLRHIMVEGSELVQSRVQRYNSLCQRALKLSEEGSLSQQSYIIALRALEDTFGTLNLDSNRDLLDAGTSGNHGLLCIEDDNQSRSTNTIKTNRKKNPTKKRKTNSEADIISVGADDSLQNLDKMNTRPVNLESYFGTQQGMVPLNLMGPSRDNYYGQQNIQGLGQLNSIAPNHDGYYGNQPNIQQMGQMEFFRPASFTYPLRDEANIRAAHDGGSRQA is encoded by the exons ATGGATATAGATCTTAGGTTACCTTCCGGTGAATATGAAAAGgaacaagaagaagaagaagaggaagaggaagaagaggaacCAAATGGACTTGTTAACATATTGGATAAAGAAGATAAACTACACAGTGCAGGACTGAGCGGCACTTTGGTGCTTATGGAAGATGACGTGAACATAAATTCTCAGGCAGTCGATGTTTTTGATGGTAACGAGGATACAAATTTGGAGCCACTTGCTGGTATGGAATTTGGGTCTCATGGGGAAGCATACTCTTTTTATCAAGAATATGCCAGGTCTATGGGTTTCAATACTGCAATACAAAATAGTCGTCGTTCAAAGACTTCGAGAGAATTTATTGATGCAAAATTTGCATGTTCTAGATACGGCACAAAGCGTGAGTATGACAAATCATATAATAAACCACGAAGTCGACAAGGGAACAAACAAGATCCAGAAAATTCATCCAGCAGAAGATTGTGTTCAAAGACAGACTGCAAAGCCAGCATGCATGTAAAGAGAAGATCAGATGGAAAATGGATTATACATAGATTCGTGAAAGAGCACAATCACGAACTTTTACCTGCCCAAGCTATTAGCGAACAGACTAGAAAGATGTATGCTGCAATGGCAAGACAATTTGCTGAGTATAAGAATGTGGTTGGTCTCAGGAACGACTCGAAAAGTCCGTTTGATAAAGGTCTTAGTTTGGCTCTTGAAGCAGGAGATGCAAACTTGCTGCTTGACTTCTGTGTGCAGATGCAGAGTATGAATTCCAACTTCTTTTATGCAGTAGAAGTGAACAAAGATCAACGTCTTAAAAATTTGTTATGGATTGATGCCAAAAGTAGGCATGATTACACAAATTTCAGCGATGTTGTTTCTTTTGACACAACTTATTTCCGGAACAGTTATAAAATGCCTCTAGCTCTTTTTGTTGGGGTTAATCAGCACTATCAATTCATGTTGCTCGGATGTGTACTACTCTCAGATGAAAGCCCGACAACAATGTCATGGGTGATGCGTACATGGTTAAAAGCAATGGGGGGACAGGCTCCGAAATATATAATCACTGACCAAGACAAATCCCTCAAGTCAGTTGTATCTGAGGTTTTCCCATCTGTCCGTCATTGCTATTTTATGTGGCATATACTAGGAAAAATTTCTGAAACCTTAAGTCATGTAATTAAACAGAATGATAAGTTCATGGCAAAATTGTTGAAATGCATTTACAGATCATGGACAGATGAGGAATTTGAAAAAAGGTGGCAGAAATTTGTGAATGTGTTTGAGTTAAAAGAAAATGATTGGATCAATTCACTCTATGATGACCGCAGACAATGGGTGCCAACCTACATGAATGGTGCATTATTAGCTGGGATGTCTACAGCACAGAGATCTGAGAGTGTAAACTCTTTCTTTGACAAGTATGTGCACAAAAAGACAACTCTGCAGGATTTTCTAAGACAGTACGAAACTATTTTACAGGACAGGTATGAAGAGGAATCTAAGGCAGATTCTGATACATGGAACAAGCAACCTGCATTGAGGTCCCCATCACCTTTCGAGAAGCATGCATCTGCCATATACACACATGCATTGTTTAAAAAATTCCAGTCTGAGGTTTTAGGTGCAGTTGCTTGTATGCCTAGAAATGAGAGGGAGGAAGGAGCAACCACAACTTACAGAATTCACGATCTTGAGAAGCAGCAAGAGTTCATAGTTACTTGTAACAAATTGAGGTCAGAAGTACTTTGTATGTGTCATATGTTCGAATATAAAGGTTTTCTTTGTAGACATACCCTTCTTGTTCTTCAAATATGCGGTCTTTCCACCATTCCATCCCAATATGTTCTAAAGCGATGGACGAGAGATGCTAAACTCAGGCATATAATGGTCGAAGGATCTGAACTGGTGCAGTCAAGGGTGCAGAGGTACAACAGCTTGTGCCAACGAGCACTGAAATTGAGTGAAGAAGGGTCTTTATCTCAACAAAGTTATATTATTGCACTTCGTGCACTGGAAGATACCTTTGGTACTTTGAATCTGGACTCCAACAGAGATCTCTTGGATGCTGGTACCTCAGGTAATCATGGTCTGCTTTGTATTGAAGACGATAATCAAAGTAGAAGCACAAACACAATCAaaaccaatagaaagaagaatCCGACTAAGAAAAGGAAG ACAAACTCGGAGGCCGATATCATCAGTGTTGGAGCAGATGACAGCTTGCAAAATCTG gACAAAATGAACACTAGACCTGTCAACCTGGAAAGCTATTTTGGTACTCAACAAGGAATG GTACCCTTGAACTTAATGGGTCCATCGCGTGATAATTATTATGGACAACAGAATATTCAGGGCCTG GGACAACTGAATAGCATTGCACCAAATCACGATGGCTATTATGGCAACCAGCCAAACATACAACAGATG GGGCAGATGGAGTTTTTTAGACCAGCAAGTTTTACATATCCCCTTCGG GATGAAGCCAATATAAGAGCAGCACATGATGGTGGATCAAGGCAAGCATGA
- the LOC141711815 gene encoding protein FAR1-RELATED SEQUENCE 2-like isoform X2, translating into MEIDLEHPLRTDGKLDNVSGRSTFVLTEKEDLNYSGNSARDEVQNIVMRDQVLQGGGNWGNINEPRCGLEFESKEAAYSFYREYARLVGFGITIKASRRSKKSGKFIDVKISCSRFGNERTTSATSNLRSCPKTDCKASMHIKKRNDGVWFIYSFVKDHNHEIFPDDFCLAIRGRKKQSVAISGQKKGLQLSLDEEDVHVLFEHFMTSQAENPNFLYALDLDQEKRLRNVFWVDAKGRNDYKYFSDVVFFDMNYVRQKYKIPFVPIFGVNHHFQFILFGCALIGDETTSSFLWLMRTWLRAMNGQAPIVVITDDDKALKNTISAVFPKTRHCFCLWHVLRKIPEILGHTVTRFENFSTKFKKCALQCWTDEEFENRWWKLVGKFELRENEWIQSLYEDREKWVPTYMRDVSLAGLSTAERCDSISSFFDKHINTKSTFKEFIDQYKVFLNERSVEEAKADFETLKKQPIVRTLSPFEKQMSTVYTHAIFKIFQVEVLETDSCSIQKQNQGETIITFLVDDFEGTRNFYVSWNEAESSIYCSCRSFEYRGFLCRHALLVLQLSGISNIPSHYVLKRWTKDAKINQILDRNNKRPRFRVERFNDLCKLAAKLGEEGAVSQESYNIALCAVEEALKHCVDVNNSVGIPSESYMLNQELIRVNKECNIGKGSKRKKTPEKQKVCTETELMAIRRQVANQQREVLDERAGSDTSYVPQQGMQGMALRSGNPYLDCYVNVPQTAEGEEPMNLMPSMQDGCYTTQQGMHGLLITIPSRVGQFSPHQTLHALGQVSFNAPTVHGHFGFQDSLHDIEETVDNASKHLQDNHIPR; encoded by the exons ATGGAGATTGATCTTGAACATCCTTTGCGAACGGACGGAAAATTAGACAATGTATCAGGTAGAAGCACTTTTGTGCTTACCGAGAAAGAGGATTTAAATTATTCTGGAAACTCTGCAAGAGATGAGGTTCAAAACATAGTGATGAGAGACCAGGTATTACAAGGTGGTGGTAATTGGGGTAACATAAATGAGCCTCGGTGTGGGTTGGAGTTTGAATCAAAGGAGGCAGCATATTCTTTTTACAGGGAATATGCCAGGTTGGTGGGATTTGGCATTACAATAAAAGCCAGCCGTCGATCCAAAAAATCAGGAAAGTTCATTGATGTAAAAATTTCATGTTCTAGATTCGGAAATGAGCGCACGACAAGTGCAACATCTAATTTACGATCATGTCCTAAGACGGATTGCAAGGCAAGCATGCATATAAAAAAACGGAATGATGGAGTATGGTTTATATACAGTTTTGTAAAGGATCATAATCATGAGATTTTCCCTGATGACTTTTGCCTTGCCATCAGAGGCAGGAAGAAGCAGTCTGTTGCGATTTCCGGTCAAAAGAAAGGGCTGCAGTTATCATTAGATGAGGAAGATGTACACGTTCTGTTTGAACATTTTATGACTTCGCAAGCTGAGAATCCTAATTTCTTATATGCCTTAGATTTGGATCAGGAAAAGCGTCTGAGAAATGTGTTTTGGGTTGATGCGAAAGGTAGAAATGACTACAAATACTTTTCTGACGTAGTCTTTTTTGATATGAATTATGTAAGGCAAAAATATAAGATCCCATTTGTTCCAATTTTTGGTGTGAATCATCACTTCCAGTTTATATTGTTTGGATGTGCTTTGATTGGGGATGAAACTACATCTTCATTTCTTTGGTTGATGCGCACTTGGCTAAGAGCAATGAATGGTCAAGCTCCCATAGTGGTTATTACTGATGACGACAAGGCATTGAAGAACACAATTTCAGCAGTTTTTCCTAAAACACGCCATTGTTTCTGTTTGTGGCATGTACTAAGAAAGATTCCTGAAATCCTTGGTCATACAGTAACTAGATTTGAAAATTTCAGTACAAAATTCAAAAAATGTGCACTTCAGTGTTGGACAGATGAAGAGTTTGAAAACAGATGGTGGAAACTGGTTGGTAAATTTGAGCTTCGTGAGAATGAATGGATTCAATCGTTGTATGAAGATCGCGAAAAATGGGTCCCAACTTATATGAGGGATGTTTCTTTGGCTGGACTCTCTACGGCTGAACGATGTGACAGTATATCCTCTTTCTTTGACAAACACATAAATACAAAAAGTACTTTTAAGGAGTTTATTGATCAGTACAAAGTATTTTTGAATGAGAGGTCTGTGGAGGAGGCCAAAGCTGATTTTGAAACACTAAAGAAACAGCCCATAGTAAGAACCCTATCACCTTTTGAGAAACAAATGTCGACTGTATACACACATGCAATTTTCAAGATATTTCAAGTTGAAGTATTGGAAACAGATTCTTGTAGTATACAAAAGCAAAACCAAGGAGAGACCATAATAACTTTTCTAGTTGATGATTTTGAAGGGACACGGAATTTCTATGTAAGCTGGAATGAAGCAGAATCAAGCATTTATTGTTCATGCCGTTCATTTGAATACAGAGGTTTTCTCTGTAGACACGCATTGTTAGTTCTTCAGCTCTCTGGTATATCCAACATCCCATCCCACTATGTACTGAAGAGGTGGACAAAGGATGCAAAGATCAATCAGATATTGGATAGAAATAATAAAAGGCCTCGTTTTAGGGTTGAACGTTTCAATGATCTGTGTAAACTTGCTGCAAAACTGGGTGAAGAAGGAGCCGTGTCTCAGGAAAGCTACAATATTGCATTATGTGCAGTTGAAGAAGCCTTGAAACATTGTGTGGATGTGAATAATTCTGTTGGGATTCCTTCAGAATCTTACATGCTTAACCAGGAGCTTATACGCGTCAATAAAGAGTGCAATATTGGTAAGgggtcaaaaagaaaaaaaacaccAGAAAAGCAAAAG GTATGCACTGAAACGGAATTAATGGCAATCAGGAGGCAAGTCGCTAACCAGCAAAGG GAGGTGCTGGATGAGAGAGCAGGTAGTGATACGTCTTATGTTCCTCAACAGGGAATGCAAGGGATG GCTTTGAGATCAGGAAACCCATATTTAGATTGCTATGTTAATGTCCCACAGACGGCCGAAGGAGAG GAACCAATGAACTTAATGCCGTCGATGCAGGATGGGTGTTACACCACCCAACAGGGCATGCATGGGCTG TTAATTACAATTCCATCTCGTGTTGGTCAGTTTAGTCCTCATCAGACCCTGCATGCACTG GGACAAGTTAGTTTCAATGCTCCAACTGTGCACGGGCATTTCGGATTTCAGGATAGCCTGCATGATATA GAAGAAACTGTGGATAATGCTTCAAAACACTTGCAAGACAACCACATTCCTAGGTAG